From a region of the Methanobrevibacter sp. V74 genome:
- a CDS encoding Ig-like domain repeat protein, which translates to MNKKLFFILIFFALILVLSNVSANEIEDTNITSTDFDSPIETVNDTVDLDKNNLNDNNVLKASPNEQTRGTNDIIVVNNWDELQYYCSLNDKNYVLKLKENTNFYPTDPSNPNYQIKIKNNVKIIGSEGSYFGDSSSNPTQIEYVAIIVENDVRKSLTLDNITFKWIYSYFQPDAIFIQMGGKLTNVIKNCYFHDINANWGHATIVHLKKGQAIIDNCSFVNCTSGYGVIGIYDPNSVKSTNMTVRNCYFENNYARTEPGCINNCGKLTVYNTTFFKNRSYWWAGAIHTHGGGNTTIYNSNFTDNVAGWNGGALYTYGYLQIYNSTFVGNNCTTNSGGGAIGACKYISEPHIYIENSLFKKNANNCWSTDPLSNDLGFGGAIALMDAGSLTVLNTTFIANSAAYGTAISAFDVELYGSPDIIIVNNSFINHTKHGDVLNVRVKNTILNISNNYYYGNSIVFSTLNLTKLSEGKEQATLQINISLATPNRYDKDILNKTLFDVYMNNKYVKTVNSTIFTVDFGDYDICNVYVIPTISNRLSNNVTIVSTRDYIFVSKTLGNDNNNGLSRDTPVSTIKKALELASNCQNIILLDGNYSEDNINIDYEVTIKGEGNATLTNSTSFIVNTNKFTLKNMNINNLNVNTFINQANGNLVVNNCIFKDNHADKIVNGKHSDISKSIFINNDGVLIYNNGFASIKNSILLNNSKIIEGNTNNISLDYNWWGNALPDLNINNHITLNATASAYALENNHASTIYFAFYLNNSTKYNNLPEIILNILTLNGTSDKNTTYVNSNVIYTLTAFGDGVLIAEYNGFKTNVSFEFLKSNPNISLTTNDIMYGDDLSVQVHLPKDVTGNITVTVGDISQNKVINSSIVLFTFSNLKANTYNVVVSYSGDKKYVSEEVSSSVKVKRYESTTTLNISAIEVGEDINLTITTTNSATGNITLSINGNEQILILNNSFANYTMVKVPRGDYLIKAVYNGDDKYFPSQVSRLIEVDNLNATMNINAENITYGDVAIINIVLNNDATGNVTVSIDGVSNTSSVVGGIAQVLIYGLEAGVNKNIDVFYTGDNTYFNLTKSNTFTINKADLTFNITSINVKIGQNAEIIIKVPPKIKGNFTIDGKVINIPYSGEITYIIPDLAIGDYEYVAIYNGNNYNTVSKSTSFSVLEYPTPQWAGEGGNPQNNGQSSHESTTNGEVAFVIPINDTIIGDLAIDSEGNLYVVTASKIYSFNRTTELWCYSNNYVIGNFSGVAIGRDVIITPKSGDTLYFINQSSGEKYGNSNIYQGSSLFAPIIDSNANLYIVSEYQTGSNDYKLVIVPYKMWENGGEPTLISIGNSKPLASPTVSNEIIVVLAENRFTIINAKTLKINAIKSGNFMNVRPVISNDNIVYCVLGDSIVAFKSSGAQLWKTKVTNGVGNHLVLDNEHGLYHVNSKGTLYNYNLTTGKESKISDLKITSGILIGSDGTLYFASNKVFYAMNSNGNILYKSYLGYNLTGNPIMDKNGLIYITSSDNKAIALTYANLKDSKLNVSVNIAQGNNAILSITLDNQTTGNVLFTLNGVNYNEVIIDGKITKVISNLRPGIYKLNVTYSGDMRFNQKTVPVRFVVRSAVDIGDLIKFDGNSTFSLDLANASGNLSVTINNHTYNSKLINGHASIVVKNLVPNSYQVFVSYSGDEIYNSSSKMITVIVPKIILSANDLTIFYSSDAEFKVRLTQGSMPLIGKKIIIYINKKPYNAVTDRNGYASIKLSLVPKVYAVVVSYGSIRIAKKITVKSVIYAKNLNVKKSAKSIKIRISLKKVNNKYLKYKKVTLKFNKKTFKVKTETQGGGTTAGVVFFFKKTGGQQRSTPKPSSAASDVYKRQKLKNSENFNSPIFFFFSALIRYPHRLY; encoded by the coding sequence TTGAATAAAAAACTTTTTTTCATCTTAATTTTCTTTGCGCTGATTTTAGTTTTAAGTAATGTTTCTGCAAATGAAATTGAAGATACTAATATTACATCAACAGATTTTGACTCTCCAATAGAAACAGTTAATGATACTGTTGATTTAGACAAAAATAATTTAAATGATAATAATGTACTCAAAGCCTCTCCCAATGAACAAACTAGAGGCACTAATGATATTATTGTAGTTAATAATTGGGATGAATTACAATATTATTGTTCTTTAAATGATAAAAACTATGTTTTAAAACTAAAAGAAAATACAAATTTTTACCCAACTGATCCAAGTAATCCCAATTATCAAATAAAAATTAAAAATAATGTGAAAATTATTGGAAGTGAGGGTTCATACTTTGGAGATTCTTCATCTAATCCAACTCAAATTGAATATGTTGCAATTATTGTAGAAAATGATGTTCGTAAAAGTTTAACATTAGATAATATAACATTTAAATGGATATATTCATATTTCCAACCTGATGCTATTTTTATTCAAATGGGAGGTAAATTAACAAATGTTATTAAAAATTGTTATTTTCATGATATAAATGCAAACTGGGGTCATGCCACTATTGTTCATCTCAAAAAAGGACAGGCAATTATAGATAATTGTAGTTTTGTAAATTGTACTAGTGGTTATGGAGTTATTGGTATTTATGATCCAAATAGTGTGAAATCTACAAATATGACTGTCCGTAATTGTTATTTTGAAAATAATTATGCAAGAACCGAACCAGGTTGTATTAATAATTGTGGTAAGTTGACTGTTTATAATACTACATTTTTTAAAAATAGGTCTTATTGGTGGGCTGGAGCAATACATACTCATGGTGGTGGAAACACAACAATTTATAATTCCAATTTCACAGATAACGTAGCTGGTTGGAATGGTGGTGCATTATACACATATGGTTACTTACAAATTTATAATTCTACTTTTGTAGGTAATAATTGTACTACAAATTCAGGTGGTGGTGCAATAGGTGCATGTAAATATATTAGTGAACCACACATTTATATTGAAAATTCATTATTTAAGAAAAATGCCAACAATTGTTGGTCAACAGACCCATTATCTAATGATTTGGGATTTGGTGGAGCTATTGCTTTAATGGATGCTGGTTCACTCACTGTATTAAATACTACATTTATTGCTAATTCTGCTGCTTATGGTACTGCAATATCTGCTTTTGATGTGGAGTTATATGGATCTCCAGACATTATTATTGTAAACAATTCTTTTATTAACCACACTAAACATGGTGATGTGTTAAATGTTAGAGTAAAAAACACCATATTAAATATTTCTAACAATTATTATTATGGTAATTCCATTGTATTTTCTACTTTGAATCTTACTAAGTTAAGCGAAGGTAAAGAACAAGCCACTTTACAAATTAATATAAGTTTAGCCACTCCTAACCGTTATGATAAGGATATTCTGAATAAGACATTATTTGATGTTTATATGAATAATAAATATGTTAAAACGGTAAATTCAACTATTTTCACGGTTGATTTTGGTGATTATGATATCTGTAACGTTTATGTGATTCCTACAATATCCAACAGATTATCTAATAATGTTACTATTGTCAGCACCCGTGATTATATTTTTGTCTCTAAAACCTTAGGTAACGACAATAATAATGGATTGTCAAGAGATACACCAGTAAGTACAATTAAAAAAGCATTAGAACTTGCAAGTAATTGTCAAAATATTATTCTTCTAGATGGTAATTACAGTGAAGATAACATAAATATTGATTATGAAGTAACAATTAAAGGTGAAGGTAATGCAACATTAACTAATTCTACTTCATTTATTGTTAATACAAATAAATTCACCTTAAAAAACATGAATATTAATAATTTAAATGTTAACACTTTTATTAATCAGGCAAATGGTAATTTAGTTGTTAATAACTGTATTTTTAAAGATAATCATGCAGACAAAATCGTTAATGGAAAACACAGCGATATTTCAAAATCAATTTTCATAAATAATGATGGAGTTCTCATTTACAATAATGGATTTGCATCTATTAAGAATTCTATTCTACTAAATAATTCTAAAATCATTGAAGGAAATACAAATAATATTAGCTTAGATTATAATTGGTGGGGTAATGCTTTACCTGATTTAAACATCAATAATCATATAACTTTAAATGCAACAGCAAGTGCTTATGCCTTGGAAAATAATCATGCATCAACAATTTACTTTGCTTTTTATTTAAATAATTCTACAAAATATAATAATTTACCAGAGATTATTTTAAATATTCTTACTTTAAATGGCACATCTGATAAAAACACAACATATGTTAATTCTAATGTAATTTACACATTAACTGCTTTTGGTGATGGTGTTTTAATTGCTGAATATAATGGTTTTAAAACTAATGTATCATTTGAATTTTTAAAATCAAATCCAAACATATCTTTAACTACCAATGATATTATGTACGGTGATGATCTATCAGTTCAAGTTCATCTTCCAAAAGATGTTACTGGCAATATTACTGTTACCGTCGGAGACATTTCTCAAAACAAAGTTATCAATTCAAGCATTGTCTTATTTACATTTAGTAACTTAAAAGCCAATACTTATAATGTGGTAGTTAGTTATTCTGGTGATAAAAAGTATGTGTCAGAAGAAGTTAGCTCTTCTGTTAAAGTAAAAAGATATGAGTCAACAACTACACTAAATATTAGTGCTATTGAAGTAGGGGAAGATATTAATTTAACAATTACAACTACAAATAGTGCAACTGGCAATATTACTCTTTCAATCAATGGGAATGAGCAAATATTAATATTGAATAATTCCTTTGCAAATTATACTATGGTAAAAGTTCCAAGAGGTGATTATTTAATCAAAGCTGTTTATAACGGTGATGATAAATATTTCCCAAGCCAAGTTTCTAGATTAATCGAAGTTGACAATTTAAATGCAACAATGAACATTAATGCAGAAAACATTACATATGGAGATGTTGCCATTATCAACATAGTTTTAAATAATGATGCAACAGGTAATGTAACTGTCAGTATTGATGGAGTATCTAACACTTCAAGCGTTGTTGGAGGTATTGCTCAGGTTTTAATTTACGGTTTAGAAGCAGGAGTTAACAAAAACATTGATGTTTTCTACACTGGGGACAACACCTACTTTAACTTAACTAAAAGTAATACTTTTACAATTAATAAAGCAGATTTAACATTTAATATTACATCTATTAATGTCAAAATTGGTCAGAACGCAGAAATTATTATTAAAGTTCCTCCAAAGATCAAAGGTAATTTTACAATTGATGGAAAAGTAATTAATATTCCATATTCTGGTGAAATTACATATATAATTCCAGATTTAGCAATTGGAGATTATGAATATGTTGCCATTTATAATGGTAATAATTATAATACAGTTTCCAAATCTACTTCATTTAGTGTTTTAGAATATCCAACACCTCAATGGGCGGGTGAAGGTGGAAACCCTCAAAACAATGGTCAATCCTCACATGAATCTACAACTAATGGTGAGGTAGCATTTGTTATTCCAATTAATGATACAATTATTGGAGATCTTGCAATTGACAGTGAAGGTAATCTCTATGTAGTAACGGCATCTAAAATTTACTCATTTAACAGAACTACAGAATTATGGTGTTATTCAAATAATTATGTAATAGGTAATTTTTCAGGTGTTGCTATTGGACGTGATGTGATTATCACACCAAAATCTGGTGATACATTATACTTTATAAACCAAAGCAGTGGTGAAAAATACGGAAACTCCAATATTTATCAGGGATCCAGTTTATTTGCTCCAATCATTGATTCAAACGCGAATTTATATATTGTAAGTGAATATCAAACTGGTTCTAATGATTATAAACTAGTAATTGTTCCATATAAAATGTGGGAAAATGGTGGAGAACCAACTTTAATCAGCATAGGAAATTCAAAACCATTAGCTAGCCCTACTGTCAGTAATGAGATTATTGTTGTTTTAGCGGAAAATAGATTTACAATCATCAATGCAAAAACTCTTAAAATAAATGCCATTAAATCTGGTAATTTTATGAATGTTCGCCCAGTAATCAGCAATGACAATATTGTTTATTGTGTTTTGGGAGACAGTATCGTTGCATTTAAAAGTTCCGGTGCTCAACTCTGGAAAACAAAGGTCACAAATGGTGTTGGAAATCATTTAGTATTGGATAATGAACATGGGTTGTATCATGTTAATTCTAAAGGGACATTATATAATTATAACCTGACTACTGGTAAAGAAAGTAAAATTTCTGATTTGAAAATTACATCAGGTATTTTAATTGGTAGTGATGGAACATTATACTTTGCTTCAAATAAAGTATTTTATGCCATGAATTCTAATGGAAATATTTTATATAAATCCTATTTAGGATATAATTTAACCGGCAATCCAATAATGGATAAAAATGGTTTAATATACATAACCTCCAGTGACAATAAAGCTATTGCATTAACCTATGCTAATTTAAAAGATTCTAAATTAAATGTTTCAGTTAATATTGCCCAAGGCAATAATGCAATACTCAGCATTACTTTAGATAATCAAACTACCGGTAATGTTTTATTTACATTAAATGGGGTTAACTACAACGAAGTTATAATTGATGGCAAAATTACTAAAGTAATATCTAATTTAAGACCGGGGATTTATAAGTTAAATGTAACTTATAGCGGTGATATGAGATTTAATCAAAAAACTGTTCCTGTTAGATTTGTTGTTAGATCTGCAGTTGATATTGGTGATTTAATTAAATTTGATGGTAATTCAACATTTAGTTTAGACTTAGCAAATGCTAGTGGAAATTTAAGTGTAACAATTAACAATCATACTTATAATTCCAAATTAATAAATGGTCATGCAAGTATTGTTGTTAAAAATTTAGTTCCAAATAGTTATCAGGTTTTTGTATCTTATTCTGGCGATGAGATATATAATAGTTCCAGTAAGATGATTACTGTTATTGTTCCAAAAATAATTTTATCTGCTAATGATTTAACTATCTTTTATAGCAGTGATGCAGAGTTTAAAGTTAGATTAACTCAAGGTTCAATGCCTCTGATTGGAAAAAAAATTATCATATATATTAACAAAAAACCTTATAATGCTGTAACTGATCGTAATGGATATGCTTCTATTAAATTATCTTTAGTTCCCAAAGTATATGCTGTTGTAGTAAGTTATGGAAGTATTAGAATAGCTAAAAAAATAACTGTTAAAAGTGTTATATATGCTAAGAACTTAAATGTGAAAAAGTCTGCAAAATCAATTAAAATTAGAATTTCATTGAAAAAAGTAAATAATAAATATTTGAAATATAAAAAAGTTACTTTAAAATTCAATAAGAAAACATTTAAGGTTAAAACTGAGACACAAGGAGGCGGAACGACGGCAGGGGTTGTTTTTTTTTTTAAAAAGACAGGAGGACAGCAAAGATCTACACCAAAGCCTTCGTCGGCAGCTTCAGATGTATATAAGAGACAAAAATTAAAAAATAGTGAAAATTTTAATTCCCCCATTTTTTTTTTTTTTTCAGCATTGATAAGATACCCCCACCGCCTCTATTGA